In Kaistella faecalis, a genomic segment contains:
- a CDS encoding glycosyltransferase family 2 protein, with the protein MISVIIPIYNSEKTVVKALDSVKNQSWNGEFEIILVNDGSTDKSQKILEIYRQNNPQMNIILINQENGGVSKARNAALEFANGEYIALLDADDEWLPEKTERQMKILLNHSLKADFVTALWNDEGVVYPYVIDNHTNLVEITLKKLLIKITGQTSTAIFKRKVLENTGQFDENQRYSEDANFWMRISANNRMYLLPEKLVIAGDGKKSFGFSGLSANLKEMEKGIQKNIREMYQTNRINFPEYLFYFVFSKLKYLLRPFRAKI; encoded by the coding sequence GTGATTTCTGTTATTATACCTATTTATAATTCTGAAAAAACTGTCGTAAAAGCATTGGATTCTGTTAAGAATCAAAGCTGGAACGGGGAATTTGAAATTATCCTTGTAAACGACGGATCTACTGACAAAAGCCAGAAAATCTTAGAAATTTACCGGCAGAATAATCCGCAAATGAATATTATCCTTATCAATCAGGAAAATGGAGGGGTTTCGAAAGCCAGGAATGCAGCACTGGAATTTGCAAACGGAGAGTATATCGCTTTGCTTGATGCTGATGATGAATGGCTGCCGGAAAAAACTGAGAGGCAGATGAAAATTCTTCTCAATCACAGCTTAAAAGCAGATTTTGTAACAGCATTATGGAATGATGAAGGAGTGGTTTATCCTTATGTCATTGATAATCATACTAATTTGGTAGAAATTACACTGAAAAAACTATTGATAAAAATTACAGGACAAACATCAACGGCAATTTTTAAAAGAAAAGTTTTAGAAAATACAGGTCAGTTCGATGAAAACCAGAGATATTCTGAAGATGCCAATTTCTGGATGCGAATTTCGGCTAACAACAGAATGTATCTTTTACCCGAAAAACTTGTTATCGCGGGTGATGGGAAAAAATCATTTGGATTTTCAGGTCTTTCGGCCAATTTAAAGGAGATGGAGAAAGGAATCCAGAAAAATATCCGGGAAATGTACCAAACCAACCGCATAAATTTTCCGGAATATCTTTTTTATTTTGTATTTTCAAAGTTGAAATATTTGTTAAGGCCATTTAGAGCAAAAATATGA
- a CDS encoding M16 family metallopeptidase has product MKKRLLSAAAVSFLGMIINAQQIKFEEYDLPNGLHVILHQDNTAPVVTTGVMYHVGAKDEVVGRTGMAHFFEHLLFEGTKNIKRGDWFKIVSSNGGTNNANTTNDRTYYYETFPSNNEQLGLWMESERLKSGTVNQIGVDTQREVVKEEKRLRMDNQPYGNLFTAVQNNLFTKHPYHWSTIGSMEDLNAATLSEFQDFYKKFYVPNNATLVVAGDIKPEQTKKWIMEYYGDIPKGTVYPKNFPKDEPITKEKEVTVTDKNIQLPAYVFAYRTPSNKEKDAYTLDMLSSYLSNGKSSVLYKKLVDQEKKALQVQAFNQGLEDAGIFAFFAIPMGATPKNTLQNDIDAEIKKLQTTLISEEDYQKLQNQYENQFVNSNSSIQGIAGSLATNHVLMGDTNLINKELDIYRSVSRQDIMNAAKKYLNPNQRIIINYLPEKK; this is encoded by the coding sequence ATGAAAAAACGACTCCTTTCTGCTGCTGCTGTATCGTTCCTGGGAATGATCATTAATGCACAGCAAATTAAATTCGAGGAATATGATCTTCCTAACGGGCTGCACGTCATTCTTCATCAGGACAACACCGCGCCTGTAGTAACCACAGGTGTAATGTATCACGTAGGCGCCAAAGATGAAGTTGTTGGCAGAACGGGAATGGCGCACTTTTTCGAACATTTGCTTTTCGAGGGAACCAAAAATATCAAACGTGGCGACTGGTTCAAAATCGTTTCCTCAAACGGTGGGACCAACAATGCCAACACCACTAATGACAGAACTTATTATTATGAAACTTTCCCTTCCAATAACGAACAACTGGGTTTATGGATGGAAAGCGAAAGATTGAAAAGCGGCACCGTTAACCAAATCGGAGTAGATACGCAGAGAGAAGTAGTAAAGGAGGAAAAACGCCTGAGAATGGATAACCAGCCTTACGGAAATCTTTTCACTGCTGTACAGAACAATTTGTTCACCAAACATCCTTATCATTGGTCAACCATCGGTTCGATGGAGGATTTGAATGCGGCTACCCTATCAGAATTTCAGGATTTTTATAAAAAATTCTATGTGCCGAACAATGCAACTTTAGTTGTGGCTGGGGACATCAAACCTGAACAGACCAAAAAGTGGATCATGGAATATTACGGCGACATCCCAAAAGGAACTGTTTATCCTAAGAATTTCCCGAAAGACGAACCGATTACAAAGGAAAAAGAAGTAACGGTTACCGATAAAAACATTCAGCTTCCGGCTTATGTTTTTGCGTACAGAACACCTTCGAACAAAGAAAAAGATGCTTATACCCTTGACATGTTGTCTTCTTATTTGAGCAACGGAAAATCATCGGTACTTTACAAAAAACTTGTAGATCAGGAGAAAAAAGCGCTTCAGGTTCAGGCTTTCAACCAAGGTTTGGAAGATGCGGGAATCTTTGCTTTCTTCGCGATTCCAATGGGTGCTACGCCTAAAAATACTCTTCAGAATGATATTGATGCAGAAATTAAAAAGTTACAGACTACTTTGATTTCTGAAGAAGATTACCAGAAACTTCAGAACCAGTACGAAAACCAGTTTGTAAACTCAAACTCATCTATTCAGGGCATTGCAGGTTCTTTAGCGACAAATCATGTGCTGATGGGAGATACCAACCTCATCAATAAAGAGCTCGACATTTACCGTTCAGTTTCAAGACAGGATATTATGAATGCGGCGAAAAAATACCTCAACCCGAACCAAAGAATCATCATCAATTACTTACCTGAAAAAAAATAA
- a CDS encoding response regulator yields MNSKKIIIVDDDVSILDSLGIMLDFEGFEVNAFERGSEIFNYVESVSKPDIILLDMWLSGEDGRDICKRLKENEITKNIPVVMMSASRGLEHTAIQSGANAFIAKPFEIDEVVNKLNQLTA; encoded by the coding sequence ATGAATTCAAAAAAAATAATAATAGTCGATGATGACGTTTCGATTCTGGATTCTTTAGGAATAATGCTCGATTTTGAAGGTTTCGAAGTAAATGCCTTCGAACGCGGTTCCGAAATTTTTAATTATGTTGAATCAGTTTCAAAACCCGATATTATCCTTTTGGATATGTGGCTTTCCGGTGAAGACGGTAGAGATATCTGTAAAAGACTGAAAGAAAACGAAATCACTAAAAATATTCCTGTTGTAATGATGTCTGCAAGTCGCGGTCTGGAGCATACTGCAATTCAGTCTGGTGCCAATGCGTTTATCGCAAAACCTTTTGAGATTGACGAAGTGGTAAATAAGTTGAATCAGCTCACGGCATAA
- the recR gene encoding recombination mediator RecR: MDYPSKVLAKAVEEISGLPGIGRKSALRLALHLLKQPESQAIALGDSLKKLVTDIKYCKECHNFSDSEICEICANPKRNEEIICVVEDVRDVMAIENTGKYRGKYLVLGGKISPMEGIGPNQLNISSIERKLQNGVAKELIFALSATMEGDTTAYYIYKKFKNFEVNFSTIARGISVGDELEYADEISLGRSIQNRLPYNEKD; encoded by the coding sequence ATGGACTATCCGAGTAAAGTTTTGGCGAAAGCCGTTGAAGAGATTTCCGGGCTGCCGGGAATTGGCAGAAAATCAGCGCTGAGGCTGGCTTTGCATCTTCTGAAACAGCCGGAAAGTCAGGCCATCGCGCTGGGAGATTCGCTGAAGAAATTGGTGACCGACATTAAGTACTGTAAAGAATGTCATAATTTTTCGGATTCTGAAATTTGCGAGATTTGCGCCAACCCAAAACGGAATGAGGAAATTATCTGCGTTGTAGAAGATGTGCGGGACGTGATGGCGATTGAAAATACAGGAAAGTACCGCGGAAAATATCTTGTTTTAGGCGGAAAAATTTCACCTATGGAAGGAATCGGACCGAACCAACTCAATATTTCATCGATTGAAAGGAAATTGCAGAACGGCGTTGCGAAAGAACTAATTTTTGCCCTCAGCGCTACGATGGAAGGCGACACTACAGCATATTATATTTATAAAAAATTCAAGAATTTTGAAGTAAATTTTTCAACAATTGCGCGCGGAATTTCCGTGGGCGATGAATTGGAGTATGCCGATGAAATTTCGTTGGGAAGATCGATACAGAACAGGTTGCCGTATAACGAGAAAGATTAG
- a CDS encoding PAS domain-containing sensor histidine kinase: MKNFLLNNVSLDSLTTLFSQAPVALAMLMGKDQVVEIANRQILDLWGKDESVIGLPLLQALPEIEEQEFPNILNGVYNTGVAYKGNNVLAMIEKNGILNECYFDFVYSPIFNNDIITGVSVVATEVTEKVLSEKKLKESEIRFKELMEISDYSTGIYVGEDLIIDFANDQMIKTWGKDKSVIGKTLEEALPELKGQPFIGILQNIFKTGVPYVAQEDKVDLVVDGVLQTYYYNFSYKPLRDANGNIYAIMNVAMNVTELVEARKRAEASEVEYRNLAEAMPQIVWTSSDGKFDYFNRNLLDLLNCAEKEVNEFNFEDIVHPADLHLVKKRWEESIRNSQNFEMEYRIRDSRTGEYIWFLNRATPVTVEGEVVKWIGTSTNIHEFKNLVAQKDTFLGIASHELKTPLTSLKLYAQVLERMLKKTGDEKNAQFAKKMDLQVIKLTSLIGDLLDVTKINSGKIHLNQDVFDFEKLVLETAEELQMSTMHKIEIESEHVGMVFADRERISQVITNLISNAIKYSPEAEKIIIEVTGNNDETVFTVHDFGIGMPEEKKDRVFEQYYRVSGDEQSTFPGLGLGLYIAAQIVERSHGKIWVNSVLGKGSTFSFSLPVVKI; the protein is encoded by the coding sequence ATGAAAAATTTTCTACTTAACAATGTGAGTTTAGACTCTTTAACCACTCTTTTCAGTCAGGCTCCTGTAGCTTTAGCGATGTTAATGGGAAAGGATCAGGTTGTAGAAATTGCTAACCGTCAGATTCTCGATTTATGGGGTAAAGATGAAAGTGTGATAGGTCTGCCTCTTCTGCAAGCTTTGCCCGAAATAGAAGAGCAGGAATTTCCTAATATTTTAAATGGAGTTTATAATACAGGGGTTGCTTATAAAGGTAATAACGTCCTTGCTATGATCGAAAAAAATGGCATTTTGAATGAGTGCTATTTTGATTTTGTCTATTCACCCATCTTCAATAATGATATAATTACCGGAGTAAGTGTGGTTGCCACCGAAGTTACAGAAAAAGTACTATCGGAAAAAAAGCTGAAGGAAAGCGAAATCCGTTTTAAAGAACTTATGGAGATTTCCGATTATTCCACAGGAATTTATGTAGGTGAAGATCTTATCATTGATTTTGCTAACGACCAGATGATCAAGACCTGGGGTAAAGATAAATCGGTTATCGGAAAAACACTCGAGGAAGCGCTGCCGGAACTTAAGGGCCAGCCTTTTATCGGTATTCTTCAGAATATTTTTAAAACAGGTGTTCCTTACGTGGCGCAGGAAGATAAAGTGGACCTGGTGGTAGATGGTGTTTTGCAGACATATTATTACAATTTTTCTTATAAGCCGCTTCGTGATGCTAATGGTAACATCTATGCCATTATGAATGTAGCAATGAATGTTACAGAATTGGTAGAGGCCAGAAAAAGAGCAGAAGCAAGCGAAGTCGAATACCGTAACCTTGCAGAAGCGATGCCTCAAATCGTATGGACCTCTTCCGACGGAAAATTCGATTATTTCAACCGTAATTTGCTGGACCTGCTTAACTGTGCGGAAAAAGAAGTGAACGAATTTAACTTTGAAGATATCGTACATCCTGCTGATCTGCATTTAGTTAAGAAAAGGTGGGAAGAGAGCATTAGGAATTCGCAGAACTTTGAAATGGAGTATCGAATCCGCGATTCCCGCACCGGCGAATACATCTGGTTTCTCAATCGTGCAACGCCGGTCACAGTGGAAGGTGAGGTGGTAAAGTGGATCGGCACAAGCACCAATATCCATGAGTTTAAGAATCTTGTCGCGCAGAAGGATACTTTTCTTGGGATCGCAAGCCATGAACTGAAAACGCCTCTAACTTCTCTAAAACTTTATGCACAGGTATTAGAAAGAATGTTGAAGAAAACAGGCGACGAAAAAAATGCGCAGTTTGCTAAAAAAATGGATCTTCAGGTTATTAAACTCACTTCGTTAATCGGTGATTTGCTCGATGTCACTAAAATCAATTCCGGAAAAATTCATCTTAATCAAGATGTCTTCGACTTCGAGAAACTGGTTTTGGAGACCGCGGAAGAGTTACAGATGAGTACAATGCATAAAATAGAAATCGAATCGGAGCATGTAGGTATGGTTTTTGCAGACCGTGAACGTATAAGTCAGGTAATCACCAATTTAATTTCTAATGCAATTAAATATTCGCCGGAAGCTGAAAAGATTATTATCGAGGTAACCGGGAATAATGATGAAACTGTTTTCACCGTCCACGATTTTGGGATTGGGATGCCGGAGGAGAAAAAAGACAGGGTTTTCGAACAGTATTACCGGGTCAGCGGCGATGAACAAAGTACTTTTCCGGGACTTGGGCTGGGACTTTATATCGCAGCACAGATCGTAGAACGTTCCCACGGTAAAATCTGGGTAAACAGTGTACTTGGAAAAGGATCAACATTCAGTTTTTCACTTCCTGTGGTGAAAATTTAA
- a CDS encoding aminoacyl-histidine dipeptidase has protein sequence MALSQLEPQLIWKNFSALNAVPRPSKKEEKVIEFIKNFGENLGLETTVDEVGNVIIKKPATAGMEDRKSVVLQSHLDMVHQKNNDVNFDFDTQGIQMEIDGDWVKAKGTTLGADNGLGVAAIMSILESSDIPHPALEALFTIDEETGMTGAMGLKPGQLNGEILLNLDTEEDDEIDIGCAGGIDVTATQNYGLENARGQIVKIEVKGLQGGHSGMDIIKGFGNSNIILGRLLYTGLYNQNIQLISIDGGGLRNAIPREANAVLSVRHSVEFIEQVTALKKEILEEFASVEKDLHINIETFSSAEKAISEEDSRKIILALKSAHNGVYRMSPDVEDLVESSNNIARLELKQGELKIFNLSRSSVESTKYAVAEQLKSVFELAGMKVEFSGSYPGWKPKPGSEIVKLMEKIYEKDFGSKPHVVACHAGLECGIIGANYPEMEMVSFGPTIRGAHSPDERANIPSAQKFWKFLKEILAEIPKK, from the coding sequence ATGGCACTTTCACAATTAGAACCTCAACTGATCTGGAAAAATTTTTCAGCATTAAATGCTGTTCCCAGACCTTCCAAAAAAGAGGAAAAAGTAATAGAATTCATTAAAAACTTTGGCGAAAATCTCGGCCTCGAGACCACAGTTGACGAAGTGGGCAATGTTATCATTAAAAAACCTGCAACTGCAGGCATGGAGGACCGTAAATCTGTTGTCCTTCAGTCGCATCTTGATATGGTTCACCAGAAAAACAACGATGTAAATTTTGATTTTGATACGCAGGGAATTCAGATGGAAATTGACGGCGATTGGGTAAAAGCAAAAGGTACAACACTTGGTGCCGACAATGGCTTGGGCGTTGCCGCAATTATGAGTATTCTCGAAAGCAGCGATATCCCGCATCCCGCTCTGGAAGCACTTTTCACAATTGATGAAGAAACTGGAATGACTGGTGCAATGGGGCTGAAACCGGGACAGTTGAACGGTGAAATCCTTTTAAATCTTGACACCGAAGAAGATGACGAAATCGATATCGGCTGCGCGGGCGGAATTGATGTAACTGCAACCCAAAATTACGGTTTGGAGAACGCAAGAGGACAGATTGTAAAAATTGAAGTGAAAGGTCTTCAGGGCGGCCATTCAGGAATGGATATTATTAAAGGTTTCGGGAACTCAAATATAATTTTGGGGAGACTTCTTTATACCGGACTTTATAACCAAAACATCCAGTTGATTTCGATCGACGGCGGTGGACTGAGAAATGCGATTCCACGGGAAGCTAACGCAGTTTTATCCGTTCGTCATTCAGTAGAATTCATTGAGCAGGTTACTGCTTTGAAAAAAGAAATTCTGGAAGAATTCGCAAGTGTAGAAAAAGATTTACATATCAATATTGAAACGTTTTCATCTGCTGAAAAAGCTATTTCTGAAGAAGATTCCAGAAAAATTATCTTAGCATTAAAATCCGCACACAACGGTGTGTACAGAATGAGCCCAGATGTTGAAGATTTGGTAGAATCATCCAATAACATCGCTCGGTTAGAACTGAAGCAGGGCGAACTGAAGATCTTCAATCTCTCCCGATCTTCTGTAGAATCTACAAAATATGCGGTTGCCGAACAATTGAAATCTGTTTTTGAACTTGCAGGAATGAAAGTGGAATTCAGCGGTTCCTATCCCGGCTGGAAACCAAAACCCGGTTCCGAAATCGTGAAACTCATGGAAAAAATCTACGAAAAAGATTTTGGGTCAAAACCTCATGTAGTGGCCTGTCACGCAGGCTTAGAGTGTGGAATTATCGGCGCCAATTATCCAGAGATGGAAATGGTGAGCTTCGGTCCGACGATTCGCGGCGCACACTCACCCGATGAGAGAGCAAATATCCCGTCAGCACAGAAATTCTGGAAATTTTTAAAAGAAATTCTGGCAGAAATTCCAAAAAAATAA
- a CDS encoding cold shock domain-containing protein, with amino-acid sequence MADSFSKKENFKKKLQKQKEKTLKREERKSNNNKGKALDEMFLYVDANGQLTETPPGEQNREGIDLNDIQLGAAPIEAEETLKTGIVTFLSDKGYGFIAENGTQENIFFHENNCAHAVKKGNKVSFEKERSPKGFSAVNIQLVK; translated from the coding sequence ATGGCAGATTCTTTCTCAAAAAAAGAAAATTTCAAGAAAAAATTACAGAAACAAAAAGAGAAAACGCTAAAGCGTGAAGAGCGCAAAAGCAACAACAACAAAGGGAAGGCATTAGATGAGATGTTCCTGTATGTTGATGCAAACGGGCAGTTAACAGAAACTCCTCCCGGAGAACAAAACCGCGAAGGCATCGACCTGAACGACATTCAGTTGGGCGCAGCGCCAATTGAGGCTGAAGAAACCCTGAAAACGGGAATTGTAACCTTCCTAAGCGATAAAGGTTACGGATTTATTGCAGAAAACGGAACTCAGGAAAATATCTTCTTCCACGAGAACAACTGCGCACACGCCGTTAAAAAAGGCAACAAGGTTTCTTTCGAAAAGGAAAGATCACCGAAAGGTTTTTCAGCTGTTAACATACAGCTCGTAAAATAA
- a CDS encoding cold-shock protein has translation MQEGTVKFFNETKGFGFITPSNGSEDIFVHVSGLTTKIRENDLVTYEVQQGNKGLNAVNVKLA, from the coding sequence ATGCAAGAAGGCACAGTAAAATTTTTCAACGAAACTAAAGGTTTCGGATTTATCACTCCATCAAACGGTAGCGAAGACATCTTCGTTCACGTTTCTGGATTAACTACTAAAATCCGTGAAAACGATTTGGTAACTTACGAAGTTCAGCAAGGAAACAAAGGACTTAACGCAGTTAATGTAAAGTTAGCGTAA
- a CDS encoding acyltransferase, which yields MIDKLFWGLRALCYAPFFGKLGLPSYMGKPIFFKGIRNIFIGSKVRIFPHLRMETQDGGTIHIADDVVISQNVHITSAGNLVIGKRSLILANVFITNIDHEYTEIGVHVVKQKIHVKETKIGENCFIGMGAAIMAGTVLGKQCVVGTNSVVKGIFPDYCVIAGSPAKIVKMYNHQTHSWERYNQIN from the coding sequence ATGATAGATAAATTATTTTGGGGATTACGTGCTTTATGTTATGCGCCTTTTTTCGGGAAACTGGGATTACCTTCCTATATGGGCAAACCAATTTTTTTTAAAGGAATCCGGAATATATTTATTGGGAGTAAAGTTAGAATCTTCCCTCACTTGCGCATGGAAACTCAGGATGGAGGGACAATACACATTGCGGATGATGTAGTTATTTCCCAAAATGTACACATTACTTCCGCGGGAAATTTAGTCATTGGCAAGAGATCTCTTATCCTAGCTAACGTTTTTATCACAAACATCGATCACGAATATACAGAAATTGGCGTACATGTGGTAAAGCAGAAGATACATGTTAAGGAAACGAAAATTGGTGAGAATTGTTTTATCGGTATGGGTGCAGCGATCATGGCCGGAACAGTATTGGGAAAACAGTGTGTGGTGGGAACAAATTCAGTGGTGAAAGGGATCTTTCCGGATTATTGCGTTATCGCAGGATCGCCTGCAAAAATTGTAAAAATGTATAACCACCAAACCCATAGTTGGGAAAGATATAACCAGATAAATTGA
- a CDS encoding NAD-dependent epimerase/dehydratase family protein: MKNILITGGAGFIGRRMARKLLEEGYGLQCDNLLSQIHAKSPENDSPLYNSTAEKVNFLKGDVA; encoded by the coding sequence TTGAAAAACATACTCATTACCGGCGGTGCAGGTTTTATTGGAAGACGGATGGCGCGGAAGCTTTTAGAAGAAGGTTATGGGTTACAATGCGATAATCTCTTGTCTCAAATTCACGCTAAAAGCCCGGAAAACGATTCTCCTCTGTATAATAGCACTGCTGAAAAAGTCAATTTCCTCAAAGGTGATGTAGCTTAA
- the secG gene encoding preprotein translocase subunit SecG: MNTIFTLFMILIMIISVLLIIIVMAQNPKGGGLSGTFGGTSSAQFGVQRTNDFMEKATWILGGAIVFLILLSVILTAKPSSTMQQVPAKKEAPAPQTAPGTNNTTTMPVPAPAGN; encoded by the coding sequence ATGAATACAATTTTTACATTATTCATGATTCTGATCATGATTATTAGCGTCTTACTTATCATCATTGTAATGGCTCAAAACCCTAAAGGCGGCGGTCTTTCCGGAACATTCGGGGGAACTTCATCTGCACAGTTCGGTGTTCAGAGAACAAATGATTTTATGGAGAAAGCGACATGGATTCTTGGTGGTGCAATTGTGTTCTTAATTTTATTAAGTGTGATTTTGACAGCGAAACCATCTTCAACAATGCAGCAGGTTCCTGCCAAAAAAGAAGCTCCAGCACCGCAAACAGCTCCTGGAACAAATAACACGACTACAATGCCTGTTCCGGCTCCTGCGGGAAATTAA
- a CDS encoding M16 family metallopeptidase, with the protein MKYNFKYIAAAFLISGMLSAQKINKDEMPKPGPTPTINIAKPKTFTLKNGLTVMVVENNKLPRVNMSLSMDRPPVYEGKIVGVSQIMADQLGSGTTTMSKEDFNKKIDFLGANLNFSSAGANANTLSKYFPQVLGLMADAIVKPKFSESEVKDSKDRMIEGLKADEKNASSIANRVSTALTYGKNTSRGEFETQESIKNIQLTDVQNMYNKYYAPNNAYLVVVGDVKYNEAKKMIEKAFSGWKKSSTTFSPLEPAANVAATEINVVDVPTAVQSVVSVGNINNLKMSDPNYFSSMIANYILGGGGEARLFMNLREKNGFTYGAYSSMTASKYSPNFSANSSVRNEVTDKAVKEFMNELNAISKVTPDELANAKAKLKGDFIRSLERPETIARFALNEKVQNLPADFYANYLKSIDKVTAADVSAAVKSTIMPNQSRIFVAGKAADIAEGLEKLGYPVKYYDTEANPAAKPSTQKMDAGVTLATVADKYIDAIGGLAAVQKVNSITTDASAKVQGMDLDMNMIQAKGGKMKMEIKMMGNTFQKIVFDGKEGYMEMQGQKSPMPDDSKKELADATELFPELNFAKSADYKLAGIEKFENEDAYVVKKDKNSYYYSVKTGMKLGETKIQKGPQGEMTVPTIFGDYKVVSGVKLPYKMSQNMGGMPVDFTVKSYQINQFKDSDFK; encoded by the coding sequence ATGAAATACAACTTTAAATATATCGCGGCAGCATTTTTAATTTCAGGAATGCTTTCTGCGCAAAAAATAAATAAGGACGAAATGCCGAAACCCGGCCCTACGCCAACAATTAACATTGCAAAGCCCAAAACTTTCACCCTGAAAAACGGACTTACCGTAATGGTGGTTGAAAACAACAAATTACCAAGAGTGAATATGAGCCTCTCCATGGACCGCCCGCCAGTTTACGAAGGTAAGATCGTTGGGGTGAGCCAAATTATGGCAGATCAGTTGGGCAGTGGAACAACGACGATGAGCAAAGAAGATTTTAACAAGAAAATTGATTTTCTTGGGGCGAATTTAAATTTCTCTTCAGCCGGTGCAAATGCAAACACGCTTTCAAAATATTTCCCTCAGGTTTTAGGATTAATGGCCGACGCTATTGTAAAGCCTAAATTTTCCGAATCAGAAGTTAAAGACTCCAAAGACAGAATGATCGAAGGTCTGAAAGCTGACGAAAAAAACGCAAGTTCAATCGCGAACCGTGTTTCTACAGCACTTACGTACGGAAAAAACACTTCCAGAGGTGAATTTGAAACTCAGGAAAGCATCAAAAACATTCAGCTCACTGATGTGCAGAATATGTACAACAAATATTACGCTCCGAACAATGCATATCTTGTTGTAGTTGGTGATGTGAAATATAACGAGGCTAAAAAAATGATTGAAAAAGCATTTTCAGGCTGGAAAAAATCGAGCACCACTTTCAGTCCGTTAGAACCGGCTGCTAATGTTGCTGCTACAGAAATTAATGTTGTCGATGTTCCAACCGCGGTTCAGTCGGTGGTTTCTGTCGGAAACATCAATAACCTGAAGATGAGCGACCCGAATTATTTCTCGTCAATGATCGCCAATTACATTTTAGGCGGCGGCGGTGAAGCGAGACTTTTCATGAATCTCCGTGAGAAAAACGGTTTCACGTACGGCGCTTATTCATCAATGACCGCAAGTAAATATTCACCAAATTTTTCCGCGAATTCCAGTGTTAGAAATGAAGTTACCGATAAAGCGGTAAAAGAATTTATGAACGAACTGAATGCGATTTCTAAAGTAACACCTGATGAACTTGCGAATGCAAAAGCAAAACTGAAAGGAGATTTCATCCGTTCTCTTGAAAGACCGGAAACGATCGCGAGATTTGCGCTGAACGAAAAAGTGCAGAATCTGCCTGCAGATTTCTATGCAAATTATCTTAAATCCATAGATAAAGTAACGGCAGCTGATGTTTCTGCAGCAGTGAAAAGTACGATAATGCCTAACCAAAGCAGAATTTTTGTTGCTGGTAAAGCAGCTGATATTGCTGAAGGTCTTGAAAAATTAGGTTATCCTGTAAAATATTATGACACTGAAGCAAATCCCGCGGCAAAACCGTCAACCCAGAAAATGGATGCCGGAGTAACGTTAGCTACGGTTGCCGACAAATACATCGATGCCATCGGAGGTTTAGCTGCAGTACAGAAAGTGAATTCTATCACCACGGATGCTTCTGCAAAAGTACAGGGTATGGATCTCGATATGAATATGATTCAGGCGAAAGGCGGGAAAATGAAAATGGAAATTAAAATGATGGGTAACACCTTCCAGAAAATTGTTTTCGACGGAAAAGAAGGCTACATGGAAATGCAGGGACAGAAATCCCCAATGCCGGACGATTCTAAAAAAGAACTTGCTGACGCAACGGAACTTTTCCCAGAATTAAATTTCGCTAAATCCGCAGATTACAAATTAGCCGGAATTGAAAAATTCGAGAATGAAGATGCTTACGTAGTAAAGAAAGATAAAAACAGTTATTACTACAGCGTAAAAACAGGCATGAAACTGGGCGAGACCAAAATACAGAAAGGTCCTCAGGGAGAAATGACCGTTCCTACTATTTTCGGTGATTACAAGGTAGTTTCCGGGGTAAAGCTTCCATACAAAATGTCGCAGAATATGGGCGGAATGCCGGTGGATTTCACGGTGAAATCTTACCAGATTAACCAATTCAAAGATTCAGATTTTAAATAA